In Microbacterium enclense, the DNA window GGAGCGGATCGCGATCAACCTCGCCGACGCCCGGATCCCCGACAACGACGGCGATCAGCCCGTGGACCGACCGGTCGTCGCCGGCGGCCCCGCCGCCTTCTTCGCAACGCTCCCCGTCAAGGCCATCGCCGCGGCCCTGAACGACGAAGGAATCCCGTCCGCCGTGTCGCACTCCGCGGGCACCTTCGTCTGCAACCACGTGATGTTCACCGCACTGGACGCCGTCGACCCCGGCGTGCGCGCGGGATTCGTGCACGTACCGTACGCGCGCGAAAGCGCCCCCGAGGGAGCGGCATCCCTTCCGTTCGACGACATCGCGCGAGCTGTCGAGCTGACGGTCCGCACCGCGCTCGAGGTGCGCGACGACATCGCGGCACCGGGCGGCACGCTTTCCTGACGCGATCGGGTCAGCCCGCACGCCGCCCGAGGTGCAGGACCGCTCGCACGAGAAGGCCCGTCGCCAATGCCCAGAAGGCCGCACTGACTTCCGCGATGGCGATGCCGGATGCCGCCACGAGGAACGTCACGACAGCCGGCGTCCGCTCCCCCGGGTCATCGATCGCCTGCTGGACGGCCGATCCGAATGCCGCGAACAGCGCGACGCCCGCGACCGCGGGGATGACGCCCTCGGGCGCGAGAAGGACGATCGCCGCGAAAGCGGCAGACAGCGCCCCCAAGACGAGGTAGGTCCCCCCGGCGGAGACGCCCGCGACCCACCGTCGCTTCGGATCGGGGTGCGAGTCGGGACCCGCGGCGATCGCCGCGCTGATGGCCCCGAGGTTGACCGCGTGACCGCCGGCGGTGGCGGCGAGCATCGAACCCGCGCCGGTCACGAGCATCGCCGGACGCCACGGGATCGTGTAGCCGAGGCTGCGCATGACGGCGACGCCGGGCACGTTCTGCGAAGCCATCGTCACCACGAACAAGGGAAGCGCGATGCCCACCACCGACCCCACCGTGAGGGCGGGGGCCGTGAAGGCGAACTGCGGCACGAGGCTTGCGGCATCCACGTCCACGCCCGTCTGCGACAGCGACACGGCGACCACGACGATGGCCGCGACGAACGCGAGTGGTACGGCCCAGCGAGGCAGGAGACGGGATGCCACGAGCCACACGATCAGCACCGGAGCGACGCCCCACGGATCGGCGACCAGGCCGACGAACGGCTGGACGCACAGGGGGAACAGCACCCCCGCCAGCATCGCCTGCGCGATCGACGGCGGAATCCGGGCGATGAGCGCGCCGAGCGGCGGGAAGGGCGCTGTGCAGAGGATGAGCGCGCCGGACACGAGGAAGCCGCCCACGACGGCGGGCCAGCCCCCCTCGACCGAACCGGTCGCGGCGAGCAGGGCGACGCCGGGAGTCGACCAGGCGATCGTGATGGGGATCCGATAGCGGCTGGCGAGCAGGATGCACCCGATCCCGACGACGACGGTGATCGCGAGGAGGCCGCTCGCCGCCTGCTCGGGCGTCGCCCCCACCGAGCGCAGGCCCGTGAGCACGACGGCGAAGGTGCTCGTGAAACCGACGAGAGCGGTGACGACCCCCGCGATGAGCGGACGCGTGAGGGAGGCGGGAGAAGTCTCGGGCATGAGACTCCCGACGTTAGCGGACGACGACGCCGCCGCCCGCGCGCTGCGCTCTCCGGCCTGCGCGTCCCCGCTCAGGCCGTGATGACCTGCGCG includes these proteins:
- the pcp gene encoding pyroglutamyl-peptidase I; this encodes MTTVLLTGFEPFAGDATNPSGDAVRLVGERWTGEERLVVEVLPVSFVTAAARLRRLLDEHRPDLVIATGLAGGRTRVTPERIAINLADARIPDNDGDQPVDRPVVAGGPAAFFATLPVKAIAAALNDEGIPSAVSHSAGTFVCNHVMFTALDAVDPGVRAGFVHVPYARESAPEGAASLPFDDIARAVELTVRTALEVRDDIAAPGGTLS
- a CDS encoding benzoate/H(+) symporter BenE family transporter; this translates as MPETSPASLTRPLIAGVVTALVGFTSTFAVVLTGLRSVGATPEQAASGLLAITVVVGIGCILLASRYRIPITIAWSTPGVALLAATGSVEGGWPAVVGGFLVSGALILCTAPFPPLGALIARIPPSIAQAMLAGVLFPLCVQPFVGLVADPWGVAPVLIVWLVASRLLPRWAVPLAFVAAIVVVAVSLSQTGVDVDAASLVPQFAFTAPALTVGSVVGIALPLFVVTMASQNVPGVAVMRSLGYTIPWRPAMLVTGAGSMLAATAGGHAVNLGAISAAIAAGPDSHPDPKRRWVAGVSAGGTYLVLGALSAAFAAIVLLAPEGVIPAVAGVALFAAFGSAVQQAIDDPGERTPAVVTFLVAASGIAIAEVSAAFWALATGLLVRAVLHLGRRAG